A stretch of Aerococcus urinaehominis DNA encodes these proteins:
- a CDS encoding NupC/NupG family nucleoside CNT transporter yields MGIIRNLIGLVLIFAGAYALSMQRDNVKSRLKNIAIMFVLQLVIAFVSLRTSVGIAVLEGISAFFSWLIGQAQGGIQFVFGGFELGEGGVFFFNVLLPIVFISALIGILDYIKVLPFFMKWIGFAINKLTSVGELEGQYAIATTLIGQPAAYVTIADQIKQMSGRRLFTILMSSCSTVAASTFAAYMEMVPGEFVVVAVFLNIFSGFIISSLMNPYDITAEDELLAKAGVASESQEVDELDKPNFIGVISEYITNGWNLALIVAAMLIGFVSLITFLDASFAGLTGMTFTQIMGYIFSPIAFAIGVPTDDIVQVGSVMATKLLTNEFVALGQAGDLMNNISPKAMAMLSTYCISFANLGTLGIVTGGIKAISEEKARHVAGFAGKLLIGATLASLLTATIVGLFY; encoded by the coding sequence ATGGGGATTATTCGTAATCTAATCGGTCTGGTCCTGATTTTTGCCGGGGCTTACGCCCTGTCCATGCAAAGAGACAATGTGAAAAGCCGGTTAAAAAATATTGCCATCATGTTTGTTTTACAGTTAGTGATTGCCTTTGTCTCATTGCGTACCTCGGTGGGGATTGCTGTGTTAGAAGGGATTTCGGCCTTCTTCTCCTGGTTAATCGGCCAAGCCCAGGGTGGCATTCAATTTGTTTTTGGCGGCTTTGAGCTTGGTGAGGGTGGGGTCTTCTTCTTTAACGTCCTCCTGCCAATCGTCTTTATCTCTGCCTTAATCGGTATTCTGGACTACATTAAGGTTTTGCCTTTTTTCATGAAGTGGATTGGATTTGCTATCAACAAGCTGACAAGCGTTGGTGAGTTGGAAGGTCAATATGCGATTGCAACGACTTTGATCGGACAACCAGCTGCCTATGTGACCATTGCAGACCAAATTAAACAAATGAGTGGTCGCCGTCTCTTTACGATCTTGATGTCATCATGTTCAACGGTGGCTGCGTCAACTTTCGCCGCTTATATGGAAATGGTGCCGGGTGAATTTGTGGTGGTTGCGGTCTTCTTAAATATCTTCTCTGGCTTTATTATTTCTAGTTTGATGAATCCTTATGATATTACGGCTGAAGATGAGTTATTAGCAAAAGCGGGTGTGGCCAGCGAGAGCCAAGAGGTTGATGAATTAGACAAGCCAAACTTTATCGGGGTGATTTCCGAATATATTACTAACGGTTGGAATTTAGCCCTGATTGTGGCAGCCATGTTAATTGGTTTCGTCTCCTTAATTACCTTCCTAGATGCTAGTTTTGCTGGTTTAACGGGTATGACCTTCACCCAAATCATGGGTTATATCTTCTCGCCAATTGCCTTTGCCATTGGGGTACCGACTGACGATATTGTCCAGGTTGGTTCCGTCATGGCGACCAAGTTATTAACCAATGAATTCGTTGCCCTGGGTCAAGCTGGGGACTTGATGAATAATATTTCACCTAAGGCCATGGCCATGCTATCAACCTATTGTATTAGTTTCGCCAACCTGGGTACCTTAGGGATTGTGACTGGGGGCATCAAGGCCATCAGCGAAGAAAAAGCCCGCCACGTGGCTGGTTTTGCTGGTAAGCTCTTGATTGGTGCTACCCTGGCTTCCTTATTAACTGCTACTATTGTTGGTCTCTTCTATTAA
- a CDS encoding carbohydrate kinase family protein, protein MSEKYIVVVGGLNLDIAGLSGPIYREFDSNIGDITTNAGGVGHNIAQNLTSLEVPTYLVTVYGDDHFGDILVNECQKANISLEYAEQLAGKKSSTYLYVTDNNGDMVTAINDMKIVDEITPDFLADKLDFINGATLCVIDGNISKASIDWLAAHVTVPIFVDPVSVAKADRFLDALDKIDTIKPNEYEAELFTGIKVVDEETAKQAAQAMLDKGIENVYISLGAKGMLAATGDKAVLVEPMVDKIVSTNGAGDCTMATLAWARFQYGGVLDVEEACQFAQAAASITIESNQAVSPDLNVRDVVRRAVENYGG, encoded by the coding sequence ATGTCTGAAAAGTATATTGTTGTTGTCGGTGGTTTAAACTTGGATATTGCTGGTTTATCAGGTCCGATTTACCGGGAATTTGATTCTAACATTGGCGATATCACTACCAATGCTGGTGGGGTCGGCCACAATATTGCCCAAAACCTGACCAGTCTTGAGGTGCCAACTTATTTGGTAACAGTCTATGGTGATGACCATTTTGGCGATATCCTGGTTAACGAGTGTCAAAAAGCTAATATCAGTTTGGAGTACGCCGAGCAATTAGCCGGTAAGAAATCATCAACCTACCTCTATGTAACCGATAATAATGGGGATATGGTAACTGCTATTAACGATATGAAGATTGTTGATGAAATTACCCCCGACTTTCTAGCTGACAAACTAGACTTTATCAATGGGGCTACCTTATGTGTGATAGACGGTAACATTTCTAAAGCATCAATCGATTGGTTGGCTGCACACGTGACTGTGCCAATTTTTGTTGACCCAGTTTCAGTAGCTAAGGCTGACCGCTTCCTAGATGCCTTGGATAAAATTGATACCATCAAGCCCAATGAATATGAGGCTGAACTCTTTACCGGTATCAAGGTGGTTGACGAGGAGACGGCTAAACAAGCAGCCCAAGCCATGCTGGATAAGGGCATTGAAAATGTTTATATCTCACTGGGTGCAAAAGGCATGCTAGCGGCGACCGGGGACAAGGCTGTCTTAGTGGAGCCGATGGTTGATAAGATTGTGTCAACTAATGGGGCAGGGGACTGTACCATGGCAACCCTTGCCTGGGCCCGCTTCCAATATGGTGGCGTCCTCGATGTTGAAGAGGCTTGTCAATTTGCTCAGGCAGCGGCCTCAATCACTATTGAGTCTAACCAAGCCGTTTCCCCTGATTTAAATGTTCGTGATGTGGTACGTCGTGCGGTTGAAAATTACGGAGGTTAA
- a CDS encoding phosphoribosylanthranilate isomerase — translation MKMIKQIYSIVNYNEAVACMDAGADHIGLVPTQTGGIINHRVPWDVVDRIYAECKRRGVKSIAIMLNKDPEEMIFIAKRVQPDIVHIAGMDFTADADFTKRLKEAVPGVELMSAVLVDGPGAVERAKELAEFSDYLLTDTGLAVETGIGASGETHDWDIDKEIVEAVDIPVIIAGGLGPDNVAACIEHIRPYGVDSLTKTSYKYADGVIEKDIPKVKAFCDNADQAAANLD, via the coding sequence ATGAAAATGATTAAACAAATTTATTCGATTGTTAACTATAATGAAGCGGTGGCTTGTATGGATGCAGGCGCTGACCATATCGGTTTAGTACCGACCCAAACTGGTGGGATTATCAACCACCGGGTACCTTGGGATGTGGTTGACCGGATTTATGCGGAATGTAAACGTCGCGGGGTTAAGTCAATTGCCATCATGCTTAACAAAGATCCAGAAGAAATGATCTTTATTGCTAAGCGGGTCCAACCAGACATTGTCCACATTGCTGGCATGGACTTTACCGCTGATGCTGACTTTACTAAACGCTTGAAAGAAGCAGTACCTGGCGTAGAATTAATGTCAGCTGTTTTAGTTGACGGTCCGGGTGCAGTCGAACGGGCTAAAGAATTGGCTGAGTTCTCTGATTATCTGTTAACAGATACTGGACTAGCTGTTGAAACTGGCATTGGCGCTTCTGGTGAGACCCATGACTGGGATATTGACAAGGAAATTGTAGAAGCTGTTGATATTCCGGTGATTATTGCGGGTGGTTTAGGCCCTGATAACGTGGCTGCTTGTATTGAGCATATCCGTCCTTACGGGGTAGATTCCTTGACCAAGACCTCTTACAAGTATGCAGATGGCGTGATTGAAAAGGATATTCCTAAGGTCAAAGCCTTCTGTGACAATGCTGACCAAGCTGCTGCTAATTTAGATTAA